The Geomonas ferrireducens genome includes a window with the following:
- a CDS encoding ATP-binding protein yields MKMTLEKRILLFSFLILFLTIFISSGMDIMALRKDQVSALNLRSKGLAVALKSNIEKVLNLGLELKDMTGVSEKCREIIEGNPDIAYCVVTDLDGRVLFASDPRFIAMPLQPQPQKEESRPGDEPVYKRRVSMVFDGAHNSYYDNAIMVMSPYGKPIAQAHVGFSEQVVFDKMRGMVLKTLLLLAFSLITSFTLIMLFMRRYVTQPISVLLKGVKQISEGAFDTHIGEVQVDEFNELARNVNIMSQFLKNRDAEIKKNYQDMERTFEELQASYRKLETLSTDLERSEELYKSLMEDASDAIVVIGADDSIRMVNKMAEEFFGYEAKELVGLPLTKMLLLLNIGNIPKVHRIFREASEGAHIAEEMQLSKKEGGAMVAMLHASSIKSGSETLVQAIFRDVTREREIILNLEKSSADLARLNRMKDSFLGLASHELKTPLTVIMGYSELITTDLADKVDKTVLEMVVNIANAASRLDNIIKDMVDVSMIDEKRLQLKVEDIQLNRLIEASVNELRFFFSMRKQEVVLNLDESLPSIRGDALRLMQLLSNILGNAIKFTPDGGRITVSSSAKYLLRGPAGSAEGREHHLFLEITVTDTGIGIDREDQLRVFDKFYEVGNIQEHSSGKVAFKAKGAGLGLSIAKGIVDMHGGEIWVESTGYNPERFPGSTFHILLPLAPGLGEGNTDYSRLLR; encoded by the coding sequence ATGAAAATGACACTGGAAAAACGCATCCTTCTCTTCTCCTTCCTGATCCTCTTCCTTACTATCTTCATTAGTTCAGGTATGGACATCATGGCGTTGCGCAAGGACCAGGTGAGCGCGCTCAACCTGCGCTCCAAGGGGCTCGCCGTGGCGCTTAAGTCCAACATCGAGAAGGTGTTGAACCTGGGGCTCGAGCTGAAGGACATGACCGGGGTCTCCGAGAAGTGCCGCGAGATCATCGAGGGGAATCCGGACATCGCCTACTGCGTGGTGACCGACCTCGATGGGCGCGTGCTCTTCGCCAGCGATCCCCGTTTCATCGCCATGCCGCTGCAGCCGCAGCCGCAGAAGGAGGAGTCGCGCCCCGGTGACGAGCCGGTCTACAAGCGGCGCGTCTCCATGGTGTTCGACGGGGCCCACAACTCTTATTACGACAACGCCATCATGGTGATGAGCCCCTACGGCAAGCCGATCGCCCAGGCGCACGTCGGTTTCAGCGAACAGGTCGTCTTCGACAAGATGCGCGGCATGGTGTTGAAGACCCTCCTGCTGCTCGCCTTCTCCCTGATCACCTCCTTCACCCTCATCATGCTCTTCATGAGGCGCTACGTCACCCAGCCGATCTCGGTCCTTTTGAAAGGGGTGAAGCAGATCTCCGAGGGTGCCTTCGACACCCATATCGGCGAGGTGCAGGTCGACGAGTTCAACGAGCTCGCGAGAAACGTGAACATCATGTCTCAGTTCCTGAAGAACAGGGACGCCGAGATCAAGAAGAACTACCAGGACATGGAGCGGACCTTCGAGGAACTGCAGGCCTCCTACCGCAAGCTCGAGACCCTCTCCACCGACCTCGAGCGCTCCGAGGAGCTGTACAAGTCGCTCATGGAGGACGCAAGCGACGCCATCGTGGTGATCGGGGCGGACGACTCGATCCGCATGGTGAACAAGATGGCGGAGGAGTTCTTCGGCTACGAGGCGAAGGAGCTCGTTGGGCTTCCGCTCACAAAGATGCTCCTGCTTCTGAATATCGGCAACATCCCTAAGGTGCACCGGATCTTCCGCGAGGCCTCCGAGGGGGCGCACATCGCCGAGGAGATGCAGCTCTCCAAGAAGGAGGGGGGCGCCATGGTCGCCATGCTGCACGCCTCCAGCATCAAAAGCGGCTCCGAGACCCTGGTCCAGGCCATATTCCGCGACGTTACGCGCGAGCGCGAGATCATCCTGAACCTGGAGAAGAGCTCCGCCGACCTCGCGCGCCTGAACCGGATGAAGGATTCCTTCCTGGGGCTCGCCTCGCACGAGCTGAAGACGCCGCTCACCGTCATCATGGGGTACTCGGAACTCATCACCACCGATCTCGCCGACAAGGTGGACAAGACGGTACTCGAGATGGTGGTGAACATCGCCAACGCCGCCTCGCGCCTCGACAACATCATCAAGGACATGGTCGACGTTTCCATGATCGACGAGAAGAGGCTGCAGTTGAAGGTGGAGGACATCCAGCTGAACCGTCTCATCGAGGCCTCGGTGAACGAACTGCGCTTCTTCTTCTCGATGAGAAAACAGGAGGTGGTGCTGAACCTCGACGAGTCGCTCCCTTCGATACGCGGCGATGCGCTAAGGCTCATGCAGCTACTCTCGAACATCCTTGGAAACGCCATCAAGTTCACCCCGGACGGCGGGCGCATCACGGTGAGCAGCTCCGCGAAGTACCTTTTGCGCGGCCCCGCTGGGTCGGCGGAGGGGCGCGAGCATCACCTGTTCCTGGAAATCACCGTCACCGACACCGGTATCGGCATCGACCGCGAGGACCAGCTGCGCGTCTTCGACAAGTTCTACGAGGTGGGGAACATCCAGGAGCACTCAAGCGGCAAGGTCGCCTTCAAGGCGAAGGGGGCGGGGCTTGGCCTCTCCATCGCCAAGGGGATCGTCGACATGCACGGTGGCGAGATCTGGGTCGAGTCCACCGGCTACAACCCGGAGCGCTTCCCGGGCTCCACCTTCCACATTCTGCTCCCGCTGGCACCCGGTCTGGGCGAGGGGAACACCGACTACAGCAGGCTCCTGCGTTAA
- a CDS encoding phosphoribosylformylglycinamidine synthase subunit PurS has translation MPHRIEITLKDEVRDPRGERIKREIGHFLHLDVAEVRTIDVYTVDAVLSADELAQAAAGPFSDPVIQDYSIDKPAAAGFDFLVEVGFRAGVTDNVGRTAKEAIGYLLGRQLAAGEGVYTSVQYLLSGKLTQADAEKIATGLLCNTLIQRYQILDAATFKAQGGVAPFVPKVQAEAKVEVNTVNLEVSDEELMRISRDGVLALTLDEMKIIQAHYRDSNVVEKRKSLGLGAAPTDVELEALAQTWSEHCKHKIFSADVTYEDGEGNTEKINSLFKSYIQKTTADVRAAQGDKDYCLSVFKDNAGVIKFNDDWSLVFKVETHNSPSALDPYGGALTGIVGVNRDPFGTGKGAKLIFNTDVFCFADPFYEKELPKRLLHPRRIYEGVVEGVEHGGNKSGIPTVNGSLVFDERFAGKPLVFCGTAGLMPAAIAGEASHVKKIVPGDLIVMTGGRIGKDGIHGATFSSEELNENSPVSAVQIGDPITQKRMFDFLIRARDKALYRFITDNGAGGLSSSIGEMSEECGGCELDLSKAPLKYPGLAPWEILISEAQERMSLAVPPERIDEFMEMAKRYGVEATVLGTFTDSGIFHMLYGEKTVAYLPLSFMHAGLPPMQIPARWEKPLHEEPKLEVSGDYTGDVKALLSSLNICSKESVVRRYDHEVQGGSVVKPFTGVDNDGPSDAAVVRPVLDSFEGVVVGHGICPRYSDIDAYDMAANAIDEGLRNYVAVGGSLDLVAGLDNFCWCDPVLSDRTPDGPYKMAQLVRANKALYDYCTFFSMPLISGKDSMKNDFYDGTTKISIPPTLLFSVIGKMEDARLAVTMDVKRAGDQVYLLGATANELGASEYLVQKGFVGNNVPKVDAAAALATYRAYGAALSAGLVASCHDLSDGGLAVAAAESAFAGGFGIELDLAKVSFKGDAAGKSDVVLLFSESASRLLVTVRPEKAEAFEKAMAGTAFAKIGAVTEEPALKVKGLSGGVVVNAANAEMKAAWQAPLKDL, from the coding sequence ATGCCCCACAGGATTGAGATCACCCTAAAGGACGAGGTCCGCGACCCGCGCGGCGAACGTATCAAGCGTGAGATCGGACACTTCCTCCATCTCGACGTGGCCGAGGTACGCACCATCGACGTCTACACGGTCGATGCCGTGCTCTCCGCCGACGAGCTGGCGCAGGCTGCCGCCGGCCCCTTCAGCGATCCGGTCATCCAGGACTACTCAATCGACAAGCCCGCCGCGGCAGGCTTCGACTTTCTGGTCGAGGTCGGCTTCCGCGCCGGTGTGACCGACAACGTCGGGCGCACCGCCAAAGAGGCGATCGGCTACCTGCTCGGGCGTCAGCTGGCGGCGGGGGAGGGGGTCTACACCTCGGTACAGTACCTTCTCTCCGGCAAACTGACCCAGGCCGATGCGGAGAAAATCGCCACCGGGCTTTTGTGCAACACCCTGATCCAGCGCTACCAGATCCTCGACGCCGCGACCTTCAAGGCGCAGGGGGGCGTCGCTCCCTTCGTGCCGAAGGTGCAGGCCGAGGCGAAGGTCGAGGTGAACACGGTGAACCTCGAGGTCTCCGACGAGGAGCTGATGCGCATCAGCCGCGACGGCGTGCTGGCGCTCACCCTCGACGAGATGAAGATCATCCAGGCGCACTACCGCGACTCGAACGTGGTCGAAAAGCGCAAGAGCCTCGGGCTCGGCGCGGCACCCACCGACGTCGAACTCGAGGCGCTGGCGCAGACCTGGTCCGAGCACTGCAAGCACAAGATCTTCTCCGCCGACGTCACCTACGAGGACGGCGAGGGGAATACCGAGAAGATCAACTCCCTCTTCAAGAGCTACATCCAGAAGACCACCGCCGACGTACGCGCGGCGCAGGGGGACAAGGATTACTGCCTCTCCGTCTTCAAGGACAACGCCGGCGTCATCAAGTTCAACGACGACTGGTCCCTCGTCTTCAAGGTCGAGACGCACAACTCCCCGTCGGCGCTTGATCCCTACGGCGGGGCGCTCACCGGCATCGTCGGCGTGAACCGCGACCCGTTCGGCACCGGTAAGGGCGCGAAGCTCATCTTCAACACCGACGTCTTCTGCTTCGCCGATCCCTTCTACGAGAAGGAGCTGCCGAAGCGCCTTCTGCACCCGCGCCGCATCTACGAGGGTGTCGTCGAGGGGGTTGAGCACGGCGGCAACAAGAGCGGCATCCCGACCGTGAACGGCTCCCTCGTCTTCGACGAGCGCTTCGCAGGGAAACCGCTGGTATTCTGCGGTACCGCAGGGCTCATGCCCGCCGCCATCGCGGGGGAAGCGTCCCACGTGAAGAAGATCGTCCCGGGCGACCTGATCGTCATGACCGGCGGCCGCATCGGCAAGGACGGCATCCATGGTGCCACCTTCTCCTCCGAGGAGCTGAACGAGAACTCGCCGGTTTCCGCGGTGCAGATCGGCGACCCGATCACCCAGAAGCGGATGTTCGACTTCCTGATCCGCGCCCGCGACAAGGCGCTCTACCGCTTCATCACCGACAACGGGGCAGGGGGGCTTTCCTCCTCCATCGGCGAGATGTCCGAGGAGTGCGGCGGCTGCGAGCTCGACCTCTCCAAGGCGCCGCTCAAGTACCCGGGTCTTGCCCCCTGGGAGATCCTCATCTCCGAGGCGCAGGAAAGGATGAGCCTCGCCGTTCCCCCGGAGAGAATCGACGAGTTCATGGAGATGGCGAAGCGCTACGGCGTCGAGGCCACCGTGCTCGGCACCTTTACCGATTCCGGCATCTTCCACATGCTCTACGGCGAGAAGACCGTGGCTTACCTGCCGCTTTCCTTCATGCACGCGGGGCTTCCCCCGATGCAGATCCCGGCGCGCTGGGAAAAGCCGCTGCACGAGGAGCCGAAACTCGAGGTCTCCGGCGACTATACCGGCGACGTCAAGGCGCTCCTCTCCTCGCTCAACATCTGCTCAAAGGAGAGCGTGGTGCGCCGCTACGACCACGAGGTGCAGGGCGGTTCCGTGGTCAAGCCGTTCACCGGTGTCGACAACGACGGTCCGTCTGACGCCGCCGTGGTCCGTCCCGTGCTCGACTCCTTCGAGGGGGTCGTCGTAGGGCACGGCATCTGCCCGCGCTACAGCGACATCGACGCCTACGACATGGCGGCAAACGCCATCGACGAAGGGCTCAGGAACTACGTCGCCGTCGGCGGCTCGCTCGACCTGGTCGCCGGTCTGGACAACTTCTGCTGGTGCGACCCGGTCCTCTCCGACAGGACCCCGGACGGCCCCTACAAGATGGCGCAGCTCGTGCGCGCCAACAAGGCGCTCTACGACTACTGCACCTTCTTCTCCATGCCGCTTATCTCGGGCAAGGACTCGATGAAGAACGACTTCTACGACGGCACGACCAAGATCTCCATTCCGCCGACCCTCCTCTTCTCGGTCATCGGCAAGATGGAGGATGCGCGCCTCGCCGTCACCATGGACGTGAAGCGCGCCGGAGACCAGGTGTACCTGCTGGGCGCCACCGCGAACGAGCTGGGCGCTTCCGAGTACCTGGTGCAGAAGGGCTTCGTGGGGAACAACGTGCCGAAGGTCGACGCTGCGGCAGCACTCGCCACCTACCGCGCCTACGGTGCCGCCCTGAGCGCGGGGCTCGTTGCTTCCTGCCACGACCTCTCCGACGGCGGCCTTGCCGTTGCCGCTGCCGAGTCAGCCTTCGCAGGCGGTTTCGGGATCGAGCTCGATCTCGCCAAGGTTTCCTTCAAGGGGGATGCGGCAGGGAAGAGCGACGTCGTGCTCCTCTTCTCCGAGTCCGCATCGCGCCTTCTGGTGACGGTGCGTCCCGAGAAGGCGGAGGCCTTCGAAAAGGCGATGGCGGGGACCGCGTTCGCGAAGATCGGCGCGGTGACCGAGGAGCCGGCCCTGAAGGTGAAGGGGCTTTCCGGCGGCGTGGTGGTGAACGCCGCGAACGCCGAGATGAAGGCCGCCTGGCAGGCGCCTTTGAAGGACCTGTAG
- a CDS encoding MBL fold metallo-hydrolase yields MRLSLLASGSKGNSLFLETDACRLLIDAGLSGRETMTRLASIGVDADTLDGIMVTHEHGDHIRGVGALARRLKIPVLCSSLLLQAAGHAIGKAEFIEFEAGSSFAFKGVSVDPFPVTHDACDPVGFRIESGEGCIGFATDLGIATRLTQEKLKGCRALVLEFNHDEQMLQDGPYPWHLKQRIRSRHGHLSNTEGANLLEEILHPELQGVFLSHLSEVNNDPALAFAAADGLLKRQNLCGPDLFVGCQHKVCGVFSA; encoded by the coding sequence ATGAGGCTCAGCCTCCTGGCAAGTGGCAGCAAGGGGAATTCCCTGTTTCTGGAAACCGATGCCTGCCGTTTGCTGATCGATGCCGGCCTCTCCGGCCGGGAGACGATGACCCGGCTCGCCTCGATCGGCGTCGACGCCGACACCCTGGACGGCATCATGGTGACGCACGAGCACGGCGACCACATCCGCGGTGTGGGAGCGCTCGCCCGGCGCCTGAAGATTCCGGTGCTCTGCTCGAGCCTCTTGCTGCAGGCGGCTGGCCACGCCATCGGCAAGGCCGAGTTCATCGAGTTCGAGGCCGGTTCCTCCTTCGCCTTCAAGGGTGTGTCGGTCGACCCCTTTCCGGTCACCCATGACGCCTGCGATCCGGTCGGTTTCCGCATCGAAAGCGGCGAGGGGTGCATCGGTTTCGCAACCGATCTCGGGATCGCCACCCGGCTCACCCAGGAGAAGCTCAAGGGGTGCCGCGCGCTGGTCCTAGAGTTCAACCACGACGAGCAGATGCTGCAGGACGGGCCGTACCCATGGCATCTGAAGCAGCGCATCCGCTCCCGCCACGGGCACCTCTCCAACACGGAGGGGGCGAACCTTTTGGAGGAGATTCTGCACCCAGAGCTGCAGGGGGTCTTCCTCTCACATCTCTCCGAGGTGAACAACGATCCGGCGCTGGCCTTTGCCGCCGCCGACGGGCTTTTAAAACGCCAGAACCTGTGCGGCCCCGACCTCTTCGTCGGCTGCCAGCACAAGGTCTGCGGCGTATTCTCCGCTTGA
- the pgk gene encoding phosphoglycerate kinase has protein sequence MSIRYIDEIENLAGKKVFMRVDFNVPLDEHQNITEDTRIRAVLPTINYALDNKAKIVLASHLGRPKGERKEKYSMAPAAKRLSRLLGKEVKLAVDCIGDEVRAMIDAMQPGDVVMLENVRFYNGEEKNDADFAKALVNGCEVYVNDAFAVSHRAHASVEAITDFFPVVAAGFLMKNEMNYFEKAMKNPIRPLVAILGGAKVSGKIEVLENLCDKVDKIIIGGGMAFTFLKGMGYNVGKSLVEDNLIETAMKTYEKARQKGVKFYLPVDCVVADQFNPAAETKVTPIQEIPEGWMALDVGPATVTLFAEALQNAKTIVWNGPMGVFEMDAFSRGTFAMVSAVANSYALTIVGGGDTDVAVHRAGEYAKISYISTGGGAFLELLEGKKLPGIKVLEDKGHK, from the coding sequence ATGTCAATTCGCTACATCGATGAAATCGAAAACCTTGCCGGCAAGAAAGTGTTCATGCGCGTCGACTTCAACGTGCCGCTGGACGAGCACCAGAACATCACCGAGGACACGAGGATCCGTGCGGTACTCCCCACGATCAACTACGCGCTGGACAACAAGGCGAAGATCGTGCTTGCCTCGCACCTGGGGCGCCCTAAGGGGGAGCGCAAGGAGAAGTACTCCATGGCCCCGGCCGCGAAGCGTCTTTCGAGACTTCTGGGCAAGGAGGTGAAGCTCGCCGTCGACTGCATCGGTGACGAAGTGCGCGCCATGATCGACGCCATGCAGCCCGGCGACGTGGTCATGCTAGAGAACGTCCGCTTCTACAACGGCGAGGAGAAAAACGACGCCGACTTCGCCAAGGCCCTCGTCAACGGTTGCGAGGTGTACGTGAACGACGCCTTCGCGGTGTCGCACCGCGCCCACGCCTCCGTCGAGGCGATCACCGACTTTTTCCCGGTGGTCGCTGCGGGCTTTTTGATGAAGAACGAGATGAACTACTTCGAGAAGGCGATGAAGAACCCGATCCGCCCGCTGGTCGCCATCCTTGGCGGCGCCAAGGTTTCCGGCAAGATCGAGGTGCTTGAGAACCTGTGCGACAAGGTGGACAAGATCATCATCGGCGGCGGCATGGCCTTCACCTTCCTGAAGGGGATGGGTTACAACGTAGGGAAGTCGCTGGTCGAGGACAACCTGATCGAGACCGCGATGAAGACCTACGAGAAGGCGCGTCAGAAGGGGGTCAAGTTCTACCTTCCGGTCGACTGCGTCGTGGCGGACCAGTTCAACCCGGCCGCCGAGACCAAGGTTACCCCGATCCAGGAGATCCCGGAAGGGTGGATGGCGCTCGACGTCGGCCCCGCCACGGTCACCCTCTTCGCCGAGGCGCTGCAGAACGCGAAGACCATCGTCTGGAACGGCCCGATGGGTGTCTTCGAGATGGACGCCTTCTCCCGGGGCACCTTCGCCATGGTCTCCGCCGTGGCCAACTCCTACGCGCTCACCATAGTGGGTGGCGGCGACACCGACGTCGCGGTGCACCGCGCCGGCGAGTACGCGAAGATCAGCTACATCTCCACCGGCGGCGGCGCCTTCCTCGAGCTTCTGGAAGGTAAGAAGCTCCCCGGCATCAAGGTCCTCGAGGACAAGGGGCACAAGTAA
- the purB gene encoding adenylosuccinate lyase → MIERYSRPEMTRIWEPENRYRKWLEIEIYACEAHAEMGRIPKDAVARIRAKASFDVERIDEIERTVKHDVIAFLTSVADYIGDDSRFVHLGLTSSDILDTSFAMLLKEAGELIISDIKRLMAVIKTRAFEHKMTPQMGRSHGIHAEPVTFGLKMALWYDEMARNLKRMEAALETISYGKISGAVGTFANIDPQVEEYVCKKAGLKPAPCSTQVLQRDRHAEYFTTLAIVASSIEKFAVEIRHLQRTEVLEAEEFFSKGQKGSSAMPHKRNPVLSENLTGLSRLMRGYALSAMENVPLWHERDISHSSVERIIGPDATVTLDFMLNRAIGLIENLVVYPENMMRNLNQMRGLIFSQRVLLKLAEAGASREKAYALVQRNAMKVWEEGKDFQTELLNDEEVASFLPPEEIKEAFDLGYHLKHVDTIFTRVFGG, encoded by the coding sequence GTGATCGAACGTTACAGCCGTCCTGAAATGACCCGCATCTGGGAACCGGAAAACCGCTACCGCAAGTGGCTCGAGATCGAGATCTACGCCTGCGAGGCGCACGCCGAGATGGGGCGCATTCCCAAGGACGCCGTCGCGCGCATCCGTGCCAAGGCGAGCTTCGACGTGGAGCGCATCGACGAGATCGAGCGCACGGTAAAGCATGACGTCATCGCCTTTCTCACCTCGGTTGCCGACTACATCGGCGACGACTCCCGCTTCGTTCACCTGGGGCTCACCTCCTCCGACATCCTCGACACCTCTTTCGCCATGCTCCTCAAGGAGGCGGGCGAACTGATCATCTCCGACATCAAGCGTCTCATGGCGGTCATCAAGACCCGCGCCTTCGAGCACAAGATGACCCCGCAGATGGGGCGCTCGCACGGCATCCACGCCGAGCCGGTCACCTTCGGCCTCAAGATGGCGCTTTGGTACGACGAGATGGCCAGGAACCTGAAACGCATGGAAGCGGCCCTGGAGACCATCTCCTACGGCAAGATCTCCGGCGCGGTCGGCACCTTCGCCAACATCGACCCGCAGGTCGAGGAGTACGTCTGCAAGAAGGCAGGCCTCAAGCCCGCTCCCTGCTCGACGCAGGTACTGCAGCGCGACCGTCACGCCGAGTACTTCACCACCCTCGCCATCGTCGCCTCCTCCATCGAGAAGTTCGCCGTCGAGATCAGGCACCTGCAAAGGACCGAGGTGCTCGAGGCCGAGGAGTTCTTCAGCAAGGGGCAGAAAGGGTCCTCGGCGATGCCGCACAAGCGCAACCCGGTACTCTCCGAGAACCTGACCGGTCTTTCCCGCCTGATGCGCGGCTACGCCCTCTCCGCCATGGAGAACGTGCCGCTTTGGCATGAGCGCGACATCTCCCACTCCTCGGTAGAGCGCATCATCGGCCCGGACGCCACGGTGACGCTCGATTTCATGCTGAACCGCGCCATCGGGCTCATCGAGAACCTCGTGGTTTACCCCGAGAACATGATGAGAAACCTGAACCAGATGCGCGGCCTCATCTTCTCCCAGCGCGTGCTTTTGAAGCTCGCCGAGGCGGGTGCTTCCCGCGAGAAGGCGTACGCCCTGGTGCAGAGAAACGCCATGAAGGTGTGGGAAGAGGGTAAGGACTTCCAGACCGAGCTCTTGAACGACGAGGAGGTGGCCAGTTTCCTCCCCCCCGAAGAGATCAAGGAAGCCTTCGATCTCGGTTACCATCTGAAGCATGTCGACACCATTTTCACGAGGGTCTTTGGTGGATAG
- a CDS encoding mechanosensitive ion channel family protein, translated as MDSILYYLAPDEMDPFLLFWGKQALISAVIIGVFYLLSRLAQQLLTKVGTRLCSFTETDLDDRILERVSGPAMLLVNCAGLYLAIRRLPLHDRIGIIASGLLFVVNISILTVIAYRALDELLKAYGARVAGAEMSRQLMPLVEKLCTIFLVVTALIITLKHFNYDILSLVTALGVGSLAIGLAAKDTLANMISGFTLMIDRPFRIGDRITLGTQTGDVMDIGLRSTKIKGLDNTLLIIPNSELCNSNLINMAFPDMRGKGRVNIGIGYECDVARAKEIMVQTALDVSEVLKDPAPEAFFVNFGDSALNLSLFFWVPEYTQVFGAQDKINSALLNRFQENGINIPYPTRTVIYEKDTNNAPQD; from the coding sequence GTGGATAGCATCCTGTACTACCTGGCGCCCGACGAGATGGATCCCTTCCTTCTCTTCTGGGGCAAGCAGGCACTCATCTCCGCCGTCATCATCGGCGTTTTCTACCTCCTCTCCAGGCTGGCGCAGCAACTGCTGACCAAGGTCGGCACGCGCCTTTGCTCCTTCACGGAGACGGATCTCGACGACAGGATCCTTGAGCGGGTCTCCGGACCCGCCATGCTCCTCGTCAACTGCGCCGGTCTGTACCTTGCCATCAGGCGTCTTCCGCTGCACGACCGGATCGGCATCATCGCCTCGGGGCTTCTCTTCGTGGTGAACATCTCCATCCTCACCGTCATCGCCTACCGCGCCCTCGACGAACTGTTGAAGGCCTACGGGGCGCGGGTGGCCGGTGCCGAGATGAGCCGGCAGCTCATGCCGCTCGTGGAGAAGCTCTGCACCATTTTCCTGGTGGTCACGGCGCTCATCATCACGCTCAAGCACTTCAACTACGACATCCTCTCCCTGGTCACCGCCCTGGGCGTCGGCTCCCTCGCCATCGGTCTCGCGGCGAAGGACACCCTGGCGAACATGATCTCCGGGTTCACCCTGATGATCGACCGCCCGTTCCGCATCGGCGACCGGATCACGCTCGGCACCCAGACCGGGGACGTGATGGACATAGGCCTTAGGAGCACCAAGATCAAGGGGCTCGACAACACCCTCCTGATCATCCCGAACTCCGAGCTGTGCAACTCCAACCTGATCAACATGGCCTTTCCGGACATGCGCGGCAAAGGGAGGGTCAACATCGGCATCGGCTACGAGTGCGACGTGGCGCGCGCCAAGGAGATCATGGTGCAGACCGCCCTCGACGTTTCCGAGGTGTTGAAGGACCCGGCCCCGGAGGCGTTCTTCGTGAACTTCGGGGACAGCGCCCTGAACCTCTCGCTCTTCTTCTGGGTTCCCGAATACACCCAGGTCTTCGGCGCGCAGGACAAGATCAACAGCGCGCTCCTCAATAGATTCCAGGAAAACGGCATCAACATCCCGTACCCGACGCGGACGGTCATCTATGAAAAGGACACCAACAATGCCCCACAGGATTGA
- the gap gene encoding type I glyceraldehyde-3-phosphate dehydrogenase: MALRVAINGFGRIGRCVLRAAAGTQEFEFVAINDLTDAKTLAHLLKYDSVHGKFPGEVSVDGDTIVVNGKAIKVLAVRNPAELPWKDMGIDIVLESTGLFTAREKAAQHLTAGAKKVIISAPATDPDLTVVLGVNDKEYDKNKHHIVSNASCTTNCLAPVAKVLQDSFGIERGLVTTVHSYTNDQNILDLPHKDLRRARAAALSMIPTTTGAAKAVSLVLPALKGKLDGMAIRVPTPNVSVVDLVATLSKTTDAQQVNAALKAAADGPLKGILGFCEEPLVSTDFNGNPLSSIVDASCTKVIDGTMVKVISWYDNEMGFSSRVVGLMRIML, translated from the coding sequence ATGGCTTTAAGAGTGGCGATTAACGGATTCGGCCGAATCGGACGTTGTGTACTTAGGGCAGCTGCGGGCACGCAAGAGTTTGAATTTGTTGCGATCAATGACCTGACTGATGCCAAGACCCTGGCGCACCTGTTAAAGTATGATTCCGTACATGGCAAGTTCCCCGGTGAAGTTTCCGTCGACGGCGACACCATCGTCGTGAACGGCAAGGCGATCAAGGTGCTCGCGGTGAGAAACCCCGCCGAGCTCCCGTGGAAGGATATGGGGATCGACATCGTCCTCGAATCCACCGGCCTTTTCACCGCGCGGGAGAAGGCGGCGCAGCACCTGACCGCCGGGGCGAAGAAGGTGATCATCTCGGCTCCCGCCACCGACCCCGACCTCACCGTCGTGCTCGGCGTGAACGACAAGGAGTATGACAAGAACAAGCACCATATCGTCTCCAACGCATCCTGCACCACCAACTGCCTTGCCCCGGTCGCCAAGGTGCTCCAGGACAGCTTCGGCATCGAGAGGGGCCTCGTCACCACGGTCCACTCGTACACGAACGACCAGAACATCCTCGACCTGCCGCACAAGGACCTGCGCCGCGCAAGAGCGGCGGCCCTCTCCATGATCCCCACCACCACCGGCGCAGCCAAGGCGGTATCCCTCGTGCTTCCGGCCCTCAAGGGGAAACTGGACGGCATGGCGATCCGCGTGCCGACCCCGAACGTCTCCGTGGTGGACCTTGTCGCCACGCTCTCGAAGACGACGGACGCGCAGCAGGTGAACGCGGCGCTCAAAGCCGCCGCCGACGGGCCACTCAAGGGGATCCTCGGCTTCTGCGAGGAGCCGCTCGTATCCACCGACTTCAACGGCAACCCCCTTTCCTCCATCGTCGACGCCTCCTGCACCAAGGTGATCGACGGGACCATGGTCAAGGTCATCTCCTGGTACGACAACGAAATGGGCTTCTCCAGCCGCGTGGTGGGGCTTATGAGAATCATGCTCTGA